ttTGTTAAGTATATTGTTACAAGCTGTCAATGTATTTCTTGTAACTGCAGGTTATTTACCATGAAAACCTTCACAAAGATGTCGTCATCTAGTGTCAGGGATGGCACCGTGGTCCATCTGTCCTCAAAGGCTTCGTCTTTGTAGAGTAACATCGACACTGAAAAGTTGCCGTCCTCTGTGTTCAAAGTGATGGTTCTGTGCAGACAGCAATATGTTAAAACTAGGAAAACACTCGGACAGCCATTCCTCGACCAAAGACGTGCAAAACAATTTAGGTTTCATCACCTCTGGTAGAATATTTGactgaaatactgtatacagcTGGATCTAAAATTACTCCACCCTCCACTGCATATCAGGTTTGGAGTCTATGATCTGATGATGTGATCCTTCCACTTGAAATTTTTGTAAAGAGTTTTAGTTCATGCCAATGAaacttcaaattatttttaccaatgaaacaatcatttaaatatttatcaaattaTGTAGGATTAAGTCTAGATTAGATTATAATGGATACTCACCTGACATCAACTCGAATCATGTTTTCTCCATTGGGCTGTTGAACCATATAGTTGATGGGGTAGCGGCACACAAATGTTATGTTGATGTAGTTCCTGGTGATGATATCAGTATCGTTGTTGTGTATGGTGTTGATGaacatgatgtgtgtgtcatctgaagcctagagaggaagacaaaaaaaatatatcgAAAAACAACCAAATAGGAGAGGTTCTTATGACTAAATGCAATAAATCCCTATTAGGGTGGTATTACTAGAATAAAAGAAAGGGAAACATCTGTGCTGGTTTGTATGTGAATTAAAGGAGtaggttttaaatgaaaacgAGCTGGGTATCTCCTATGAAGACTGTATCTCCTCTAGTCTTTTAtcttaaaatcaaataattaagTATCTGCTACAGTTTTGAAGAGTAAAAGGCCAAGATATATTGTATAAGAGACAGTTAAACagtatgtgtaaatgtgtaaagTTGTGGTTAGAGGCCAAAATGACGACATAGGTGCATCAATTCCTGGCTGTGAGAATCCCATCAAAAAGTAACAAGACATTCCTTTATGAACATCAAGCTGTAACTTCAACTGTTATCCTTTCACACACTGTAAATGTCACTTATGCTGCTAAATATTCAACTGTTGGCTGCTGGCGTAGGTGAAACCATAAAACATGGATGGGTGAAAAGGTTGCATGCAGCGTTTGTCTGGAATCCCGCTGGGTGCAGACGGGGAGCGGCTTCTGTAGAAACTGAACAGTTTGAGCCCTAACCTTCCAAACATCTTTTACTGCCTCTTGGTAAACAAACTACGGCGTCCTCAGCGCAGAACCCCACCAACCAGACAGAACTATGAGTGAAACATGAGCGAGCATGCTGTCAcgtttcaataaaaaaacagttgaCCTTTAGACCTGACGGTTCAGTCACTTCTCCACCGACAGCGGGTTTAAAAAGTTCAAGGTGAAAACAGAACTGACAACATACGACATTCTTTTCCTTTAGCAACAGCCGTCTCTTCTGGACCAGGCTTACTTTCCTCACTCACTGGGCGCTAATCTTTTGCTCTCTTTAaaagactttcaagtgagcgtTTCAAGGACGCTCGTGGAGCTGAAAGTAGGGATTAAAACCCTTCAAAGGTTTGATATCGATGTGAATGGCTCGATTATAATAATCAGTATGCTGGTTGACCAATCATTTACAACATTCTCTATCCTAAATATCTACAAACAATCATTTCCAACTAAATCCTGATAATTTAGAACTAGGAGGCCCTACATGGtccccattcctgctttgaatgAAGGCGTGCGCTTCTCAAGGCAAAAGGAACAACGCCACC
The Antennarius striatus isolate MH-2024 chromosome 17, ASM4005453v1, whole genome shotgun sequence genome window above contains:
- the LOC137611261 gene encoding ZP domain-containing protein-like, which gives rise to MFINTIHNNDTDIITRNYINITFVCRYPINYMVQQPNGENMIRVDVRTITLNTEDGNFSVSMLLYKDEAFEDRWTTVPSLTLDDDIFVKVFMIPAHLMLRIDRCWATPTSDPYSNIQYTFIRDRSASEPFKQKWI